In Prunus dulcis chromosome 2, ALMONDv2, whole genome shotgun sequence, a single genomic region encodes these proteins:
- the LOC117619099 gene encoding scarecrow-like protein 22 isoform X3, with the protein MKAMPLPFEQFQGKGVLDFSSSTSDSQPPQNQHLHHHHNQQQRQQKWNQNSNKENCYVGSTEPTSVLDTRRSPSPPTSSSTLSSSLGGGGGGGASGGGGGGSGSTDTTTCLGTTAAAVYENISQTPIEESKCGPALGMEDWESVLPESPGQEQSILRLIMSDIEDPSLGLNKLLQSGSGSDQQDLEFSAGFHDVVDQGGYDGFEPNTGNLQQQHMGMDEKPQIFNPQMVMNQNQAQFTQNPAMFMPLTYAQLQEHHLLSPPPPKRLNSGGFGPNYPVQRAPFSNPGQELLVRAQQQQLQFLPQHLQQQRPTMLVKENMLSPAEGTKEMMNQNQNQQQLQQAAIDQLFNAAELIETGNPALAQGILARLNHQLSPIGKPFQRAAFYFKEALQLLLHINTSSNSSNALSPFSLIFKIGAYKSFSEISPVLQFANFTCNQAILEAVEGFNRVHVIDFDIGYGGQWASFMQEVALRNCGAPSFKITAFISSSTHDEFEIGFTRENLKHFASELNLSFELELVSLEALNSGSWGLPLHVSEGVAVAVNLPIGSFSNNPLSLTMALRFVKQLSPKIVVSLDRGSDRTDVPFAHQIIQSLHSYSGLLESLDAVNVNPDALQKIERYLLQPGIEKIVTGRHLSPKRTPPWRTLFSSSGFSPLTFSNFTESQAECLVQRTPVGGFHIEKRQSSLVLCWQRKDLITVSVWRC; encoded by the exons ATGAAGGCCATGCCCCTACCCTTTGAGCAGTTTCAAGGGAAGGGGGTGTTAGATTTCTCTTCTTCAACTTCAGATTCACAGCCACCGCAAAATCAacatctccaccaccaccacaatcaGCAGCAGCGGCAGCAAAAGTGGAACCAAAACAGCAACAAAGAGAATTGCTATGTGGGCAGCACTGAGCCCACCTCTGTTCTCGACACCAGAAGAAGCCCAAGCCCTCCCACATCCTCTTCAACACTGTCTTCTTCTCtcggcggcggcggcggcggcggagCCAGcggcggtggtggtggcggcaGCGGCTCTACAGACACAACCACCTGCTTGGGCACTACTGCAGCGGCGGTGTACGAAAACATATCTCAAACACCAATAGAAGAATCAAAATGTGGGCCGGCGCTTGGAATGGAGGACTGGGAGAGTGTCTTGCCTGAGTCTCCGGGTCAAGAGCAGTCCATTCTGAGGTTGATTATGAGTGATATTGAAGACCCTTCTCTTGGATTGAACAAGCTGTTGCAGAGTGGAAGCGGTTCTGATCAGCAAGATTTGGAATTCAGTGCAGGGTTTCATGATGTGGTGGATCAAGGAGGCTATGATGGCTTTGAACCCAATACTGGGAATTTG cagcaacaacacaTGGGTATGGATGAGAAGCCTCAAATTTTCAATCCCCAGATGGTGATGAACCAAAACCAAGCTCAATTCACTCAAAATCCAGCTATGTTTATGCCTTTGACATATGCCCAATTGCAAGAGCACCACCTTctttcaccaccaccacccaaaAGGCTTAATTCTGGTGGCTTTGGACCCAATTACCCGGTCCAAAGAGCACCGTTTTCGAATCCTGGACAAGAGCTATTGGTTCGGgcacagcagcagcagcttcaATTTCTTCCACAGCATCTCCAACAACAGAGGCCAACAATGTTGGTGAAGGAGAATATGTTGAGCCCAGCAGAGGGAACTAAAGAAATGATGAACCAGAACCAGAACCAGCAGCAGCTTCAGCAAGCAGCAATTGACCAGCTTTTCAATGCAGCAGAGCTGATCGAAACAGGAAATCCGGCACTCGCGCAAGGGATATTGGCGCGGCTCAATCACCAGCTCTCTCCCATTGGTAAGCCTTTTCAAAGGGctgctttttatttcaaggaGGCCTTACAATTGCTCCTTCACATCAACACCTCTAGTAACTCTTCTAATGCTTTGTCACCATTTAGCCTGATTTTCAAGATTGGTGCTTATAAATCATTCTCTGAAATCTCACCTGTTCTCCAATTTGCCAACTTTACTTGTAACCAAGCCATCCTTGAAGCTGTGGAAGGCTTCAACCGTGTCCATGTTATTGATTTTGATATTGGCTATGGTGGGCAATGGGCTTCTTTTATGCAAGAAGTTGCCTTGAGAAATTGTGGGGCACCTTCTTTTAAGATCACTGCATTTATATCCTCCTCCACGCATGATGAATTTGAGATTGGTTTCACTCGAGAAAACCTCAAACACTTTGCTAGTGAACTTAACTTGTCATTCGAACTCGAACTTGTAAGCCTCGAGGCGTTGAACTCTGGTTCTTGGGGATTGCCCCTTCATGTCTCTGAGGGTGTGGCAGTTGCTGTTAATCTCCCAATTGGTTCCTTTTCAAATAACCCTTTATCACTTACTATGGCCCTGCGCTTTGTTAAGCAGCTTTCTCCAAAAATTGTGGTCTCTTTGGACAGAGGCAGTGACCGGACCGATGTTCCATTTGCCCACCAAATCATCCAATCCCTTCACTCTTACTCCGGCCTGCTTGAATCACTAGATGCTGTAAATGTAAACCCAGATGCCCTGCAGAAGATTGAGAGGTACTTGCTCCAACCAGGCATTGAAAAGATTGTAACCGGCCGCCACCTTTCGCCTAAAAGAACACCTCCATGGAGGACTCTGTTTTCGTCATCTGGGTTCTCCCCATTGACATTCAGTAATTTCACGGAGTCTCAAGCCGAGTGCTTAGTGCAGCGGACTCCAGTTGGGGGTTTCCA
- the LOC117619099 gene encoding scarecrow-like protein 6 isoform X2: protein MKAMPLPFEQFQGKGVLDFSSSTSDSQPPQNQHLHHHHNQQQRQQKWNQNSNKENCYVGSTEPTSVLDTRRSPSPPTSSSTLSSSLGGGGGGGASGGGGGGSGSTDTTTCLGTTAAAVYENISQTPIEESKCGPALGMEDWESVLPESPGQEQSILRLIMSDIEDPSLGLNKLLQSGSGSDQQDLEFSAGFHDVVDQGGYDGFEPNTGNLQQQQHMGMDEKPQIFNPQMVMNQNQAQFTQNPAMFMPLTYAQLQEHHLLSPPPPKRLNSGGFGPNYPVQRAPFSNPGQELLVRAQQQQLQFLPQHLQQQRPTMLVKENMLSPAEGTKEMMNQNQNQQQLQQAAIDQLFNAAELIETGNPALAQGILARLNHQLSPIGKPFQRAAFYFKEALQLLLHINTSSNSSNALSPFSLIFKIGAYKSFSEISPVLQFANFTCNQAILEAVEGFNRVHVIDFDIGYGGQWASFMQEVALRNCGAPSFKITAFISSSTHDEFEIGFTRENLKHFASELNLSFELELVSLEALNSGSWGLPLHVSEGVAVAVNLPIGSFSNNPLSLTMALRFVKQLSPKIVVSLDRGSDRTDVPFAHQIIQSLHSYSGLLESLDAVNVNPDALQKIERYLLQPGIEKIVTGRHLSPKRTPPWRTLFSSSGFSPLTFSNFTESQAECLVQRTPVGGFHIEKRQSSLVLCWQRKDLITVSVWRC from the exons ATGAAGGCCATGCCCCTACCCTTTGAGCAGTTTCAAGGGAAGGGGGTGTTAGATTTCTCTTCTTCAACTTCAGATTCACAGCCACCGCAAAATCAacatctccaccaccaccacaatcaGCAGCAGCGGCAGCAAAAGTGGAACCAAAACAGCAACAAAGAGAATTGCTATGTGGGCAGCACTGAGCCCACCTCTGTTCTCGACACCAGAAGAAGCCCAAGCCCTCCCACATCCTCTTCAACACTGTCTTCTTCTCtcggcggcggcggcggcggcggagCCAGcggcggtggtggtggcggcaGCGGCTCTACAGACACAACCACCTGCTTGGGCACTACTGCAGCGGCGGTGTACGAAAACATATCTCAAACACCAATAGAAGAATCAAAATGTGGGCCGGCGCTTGGAATGGAGGACTGGGAGAGTGTCTTGCCTGAGTCTCCGGGTCAAGAGCAGTCCATTCTGAGGTTGATTATGAGTGATATTGAAGACCCTTCTCTTGGATTGAACAAGCTGTTGCAGAGTGGAAGCGGTTCTGATCAGCAAGATTTGGAATTCAGTGCAGGGTTTCATGATGTGGTGGATCAAGGAGGCTATGATGGCTTTGAACCCAATACTGGGAATTTG cagcagcaacaacacaTGGGTATGGATGAGAAGCCTCAAATTTTCAATCCCCAGATGGTGATGAACCAAAACCAAGCTCAATTCACTCAAAATCCAGCTATGTTTATGCCTTTGACATATGCCCAATTGCAAGAGCACCACCTTctttcaccaccaccacccaaaAGGCTTAATTCTGGTGGCTTTGGACCCAATTACCCGGTCCAAAGAGCACCGTTTTCGAATCCTGGACAAGAGCTATTGGTTCGGgcacagcagcagcagcttcaATTTCTTCCACAGCATCTCCAACAACAGAGGCCAACAATGTTGGTGAAGGAGAATATGTTGAGCCCAGCAGAGGGAACTAAAGAAATGATGAACCAGAACCAGAACCAGCAGCAGCTTCAGCAAGCAGCAATTGACCAGCTTTTCAATGCAGCAGAGCTGATCGAAACAGGAAATCCGGCACTCGCGCAAGGGATATTGGCGCGGCTCAATCACCAGCTCTCTCCCATTGGTAAGCCTTTTCAAAGGGctgctttttatttcaaggaGGCCTTACAATTGCTCCTTCACATCAACACCTCTAGTAACTCTTCTAATGCTTTGTCACCATTTAGCCTGATTTTCAAGATTGGTGCTTATAAATCATTCTCTGAAATCTCACCTGTTCTCCAATTTGCCAACTTTACTTGTAACCAAGCCATCCTTGAAGCTGTGGAAGGCTTCAACCGTGTCCATGTTATTGATTTTGATATTGGCTATGGTGGGCAATGGGCTTCTTTTATGCAAGAAGTTGCCTTGAGAAATTGTGGGGCACCTTCTTTTAAGATCACTGCATTTATATCCTCCTCCACGCATGATGAATTTGAGATTGGTTTCACTCGAGAAAACCTCAAACACTTTGCTAGTGAACTTAACTTGTCATTCGAACTCGAACTTGTAAGCCTCGAGGCGTTGAACTCTGGTTCTTGGGGATTGCCCCTTCATGTCTCTGAGGGTGTGGCAGTTGCTGTTAATCTCCCAATTGGTTCCTTTTCAAATAACCCTTTATCACTTACTATGGCCCTGCGCTTTGTTAAGCAGCTTTCTCCAAAAATTGTGGTCTCTTTGGACAGAGGCAGTGACCGGACCGATGTTCCATTTGCCCACCAAATCATCCAATCCCTTCACTCTTACTCCGGCCTGCTTGAATCACTAGATGCTGTAAATGTAAACCCAGATGCCCTGCAGAAGATTGAGAGGTACTTGCTCCAACCAGGCATTGAAAAGATTGTAACCGGCCGCCACCTTTCGCCTAAAAGAACACCTCCATGGAGGACTCTGTTTTCGTCATCTGGGTTCTCCCCATTGACATTCAGTAATTTCACGGAGTCTCAAGCCGAGTGCTTAGTGCAGCGGACTCCAGTTGGGGGTTTCCA
- the LOC117619099 gene encoding scarecrow-like protein 6 isoform X1, with product MKAMPLPFEQFQGKGVLDFSSSTSDSQPPQNQHLHHHHNQQQRQQKWNQNSNKENCYVGSTEPTSVLDTRRSPSPPTSSSTLSSSLGGGGGGGASGGGGGGSGSTDTTTCLGTTAAAVYENISQTPIEESKCGPALGMEDWESVLPESPGQEQSILRLIMSDIEDPSLGLNKLLQSGSGSDQQDLEFSAGFHDVVDQGGYDGFEPNTGNLVSNINVDPSLHATSGSDFAFSNSSPNVQSTNVRLGSSSSPSPMFSASMNNPFPASLSPGMFQQQQQHMGMDEKPQIFNPQMVMNQNQAQFTQNPAMFMPLTYAQLQEHHLLSPPPPKRLNSGGFGPNYPVQRAPFSNPGQELLVRAQQQQLQFLPQHLQQQRPTMLVKENMLSPAEGTKEMMNQNQNQQQLQQAAIDQLFNAAELIETGNPALAQGILARLNHQLSPIGKPFQRAAFYFKEALQLLLHINTSSNSSNALSPFSLIFKIGAYKSFSEISPVLQFANFTCNQAILEAVEGFNRVHVIDFDIGYGGQWASFMQEVALRNCGAPSFKITAFISSSTHDEFEIGFTRENLKHFASELNLSFELELVSLEALNSGSWGLPLHVSEGVAVAVNLPIGSFSNNPLSLTMALRFVKQLSPKIVVSLDRGSDRTDVPFAHQIIQSLHSYSGLLESLDAVNVNPDALQKIERYLLQPGIEKIVTGRHLSPKRTPPWRTLFSSSGFSPLTFSNFTESQAECLVQRTPVGGFHIEKRQSSLVLCWQRKDLITVSVWRC from the coding sequence ATGAAGGCCATGCCCCTACCCTTTGAGCAGTTTCAAGGGAAGGGGGTGTTAGATTTCTCTTCTTCAACTTCAGATTCACAGCCACCGCAAAATCAacatctccaccaccaccacaatcaGCAGCAGCGGCAGCAAAAGTGGAACCAAAACAGCAACAAAGAGAATTGCTATGTGGGCAGCACTGAGCCCACCTCTGTTCTCGACACCAGAAGAAGCCCAAGCCCTCCCACATCCTCTTCAACACTGTCTTCTTCTCtcggcggcggcggcggcggcggagCCAGcggcggtggtggtggcggcaGCGGCTCTACAGACACAACCACCTGCTTGGGCACTACTGCAGCGGCGGTGTACGAAAACATATCTCAAACACCAATAGAAGAATCAAAATGTGGGCCGGCGCTTGGAATGGAGGACTGGGAGAGTGTCTTGCCTGAGTCTCCGGGTCAAGAGCAGTCCATTCTGAGGTTGATTATGAGTGATATTGAAGACCCTTCTCTTGGATTGAACAAGCTGTTGCAGAGTGGAAGCGGTTCTGATCAGCAAGATTTGGAATTCAGTGCAGGGTTTCATGATGTGGTGGATCAAGGAGGCTATGATGGCTTTGAACCCAATACTGGGAATTTGGTGAGCAACATTAATGTTGATCCTTCTCTACATGCAACATCTGGTTCTGATTTTGCTTTCAGTAATAGTAGCCCAAATGTTCAGAGCACCAATGTGAGGCTTGGGTCATCATCTTCACCAAGCCCCATGTTCTCTGCTTCAATGAACAACCCTTTCCCTGCTTCACTTTCTCCTGGCATGtttcagcagcagcaacaacacaTGGGTATGGATGAGAAGCCTCAAATTTTCAATCCCCAGATGGTGATGAACCAAAACCAAGCTCAATTCACTCAAAATCCAGCTATGTTTATGCCTTTGACATATGCCCAATTGCAAGAGCACCACCTTctttcaccaccaccacccaaaAGGCTTAATTCTGGTGGCTTTGGACCCAATTACCCGGTCCAAAGAGCACCGTTTTCGAATCCTGGACAAGAGCTATTGGTTCGGgcacagcagcagcagcttcaATTTCTTCCACAGCATCTCCAACAACAGAGGCCAACAATGTTGGTGAAGGAGAATATGTTGAGCCCAGCAGAGGGAACTAAAGAAATGATGAACCAGAACCAGAACCAGCAGCAGCTTCAGCAAGCAGCAATTGACCAGCTTTTCAATGCAGCAGAGCTGATCGAAACAGGAAATCCGGCACTCGCGCAAGGGATATTGGCGCGGCTCAATCACCAGCTCTCTCCCATTGGTAAGCCTTTTCAAAGGGctgctttttatttcaaggaGGCCTTACAATTGCTCCTTCACATCAACACCTCTAGTAACTCTTCTAATGCTTTGTCACCATTTAGCCTGATTTTCAAGATTGGTGCTTATAAATCATTCTCTGAAATCTCACCTGTTCTCCAATTTGCCAACTTTACTTGTAACCAAGCCATCCTTGAAGCTGTGGAAGGCTTCAACCGTGTCCATGTTATTGATTTTGATATTGGCTATGGTGGGCAATGGGCTTCTTTTATGCAAGAAGTTGCCTTGAGAAATTGTGGGGCACCTTCTTTTAAGATCACTGCATTTATATCCTCCTCCACGCATGATGAATTTGAGATTGGTTTCACTCGAGAAAACCTCAAACACTTTGCTAGTGAACTTAACTTGTCATTCGAACTCGAACTTGTAAGCCTCGAGGCGTTGAACTCTGGTTCTTGGGGATTGCCCCTTCATGTCTCTGAGGGTGTGGCAGTTGCTGTTAATCTCCCAATTGGTTCCTTTTCAAATAACCCTTTATCACTTACTATGGCCCTGCGCTTTGTTAAGCAGCTTTCTCCAAAAATTGTGGTCTCTTTGGACAGAGGCAGTGACCGGACCGATGTTCCATTTGCCCACCAAATCATCCAATCCCTTCACTCTTACTCCGGCCTGCTTGAATCACTAGATGCTGTAAATGTAAACCCAGATGCCCTGCAGAAGATTGAGAGGTACTTGCTCCAACCAGGCATTGAAAAGATTGTAACCGGCCGCCACCTTTCGCCTAAAAGAACACCTCCATGGAGGACTCTGTTTTCGTCATCTGGGTTCTCCCCATTGACATTCAGTAATTTCACGGAGTCTCAAGCCGAGTGCTTAGTGCAGCGGACTCCAGTTGGGGGTTTCCA